The Andrena cerasifolii isolate SP2316 chromosome 14, iyAndCera1_principal, whole genome shotgun sequence genome contains a region encoding:
- the LOC143376661 gene encoding insulin-like receptor: protein MRMRWLLLIVSLCVAARLACCQDTRWSNMAASVHHEAVKGEYDSGRVARKEEDRPGAGYQAIHTIRNLGDRVLHDPASSYRSNRAIDDSRSTEANAKTNQQPGQSSNLPKPTSKTEAKSRKYKNVTLGDGICQSIDIRNTVGYFAMMRGCRVIEGFLQIVLLENASDKEFEDLQFPELREITGYLLLYHVRGLKSIGRLFPNLEVIRGNILLADYAFMVYEMENLQEIGLTKLTEISRGSVRIEKNPCLCYTNTLNWDLIVSAGENVIKENGEDVTCPGCNHCPEGLCWSAQRCQMTEKPMCHEQCLGECLGPSDSDCYVCKHYRREGKCVETCPSHLNAYLARRCIARDECYQMNRLKRVFYFLEEGQSWRPFNGTCVTHCPDGFEDTRDEQNMTTCRACENRCQKISHGGLIHHISDAQRFRGVTIVKGALDFQIRNGNPNIMNELSDAFSLVEEITEYVKITHSFPITSLGFFKKLKVIKGERLDLNNASLTVVDNPNLSGLFPPERNIRIERGRLFFHYNPKLCFSKIVELSKMVNITNFTDMEVQPESNGEKVACNIVGINITVKHLGPDYADLVWEYSDKPPEGQQLLSYLLHYVETENRNISYETNACGGSNTWQVIDVDIPKRNTTVSKHIANLKPYTMYGVYVKTFMAKSMNFLSNRVGQSEIIFFRTKSTVPSAPVNVMSSTLSDTEILVKWEHPLYPNGPIGYYMLSSTMLYDEKSLISTRDYCNNTLQYEPEVEDTSPHVTVRTPVINIGSCCSKNAATSVVTSKKFEIFCHENTSISYMSPGWKDYCVDNSYNSMDKKFYELANHLSATQSERQPSRTDIKRSFEGYTDETTVIYNVTGQNNSYVMRNLRHYSRYIISVAACGIKMGEAHMCSSIQYTNSRTKKRDHADDVRGVRARVTNNTIVEVTWDMVKDPNALTVSYTVEYTNLDVTNAKKITECIPCTGRRESASSYLVRNLSPGKYSLRVRSTSLAGDGCFSKAIYFTINVKNGIPVTLISCLILGILSTTMVVIFFFLRKQHKKKRQERLIASVNPDYMETKYVIDEWEVPRESVEILEELGLGNFGMVYRGYFDKTIPVAIKTISTTANQREKNEFLNEASVMKNFSTYHIIKLLGVVSIDSPPFVVMELMENGDLKTYLRGIRDTHLVPNPCRMLRMAAEIADGMAYLESKKFVHRDLAARNCMVSKDLVCKIGDFGMARDVYETDYYKIGRKGLLPIRWMAPENLSDGVFTSDSDVWSYGVVLYEILTLAEMPYQGFSNEEVLSHVLHKGTLTLPRGCPENMQKIMERCFKWRPNDRPTFMEIVTELEPFLSQDFCERSFYHTTEGIDSRNSGVKKPYHHAAPIRFHWGNETARWVKEFEDNVTLLDQTKAGTSRGRIFKNGFQHFDPTRCNGFWSSLYTEEN from the exons ATGAGGATGAGGTGGTTGCTGTTGATCGTATCCCTCTGCGTCGCGGCGCGGCTGGCGTGCTGCCAGGACACGAGGTGGTCGAACATGGCGGCCAGCGTCCACCACGAGGCCGTTAAGGGCGAGTACGATTCCGGTCGCGTGGCCAGGAAGGAGGAAGATCGTCCTGGGGCAGGATACCAGGCGATCCACACCATTCGCAACCTCGGAGATCGCGTGCTCCACGATCCAGCTAGCTCTTACAGGAGCAACAGGGCGATCGATGACTCCAG ATCGACGGAGGCCAACGCGAAGACGAACCAACAGCCGGGACAGTCGTCGAATCTCCCGAAGCCAACCTCGAAGACGGAGGCGAAGTCGCGGAAGTACAAGAACGTGACCCTCGGCGACGGGATCTGCCAGAGCATCGACATCCGGAACACCGTCGGGTACTTCGCGATGATGAGGGGCTGCCGCGTGATAGAGGGCTTCCTGCAGATCGTCCTCCTGGAGAACGCGTCCGACAAGGAGTTCGAGGACCTGCAGTTCCCCGAGCTGCGAGAGATCACCGGCTACCTGCTACTCTACCATGTGCGCGGCCTCAAGAGCATCGGCCGGCTGTTCCCGAACCTCGAGGTCATCAGAGGCAACATCCTGCTCGCCGATTACGCGTTCATGGTGTACGAGATGGAGAATCTGCAGGAG ATCGGCCTGACCAAGCTGACCGAGATCTCGAGGGGCAGCGTTCGCATCGAGAAGAACCCGTGCCTGTGCTACACCAACACCCTCAACTGGGACCTTATCGTCTCCGCTGGGGAGAACGTTATCAAGGAGAACGGGGAGGACGTCACTTGCCCCG GGTGCAACCACTGCCCGGAGGGTCTGTGCTGGTCAGCCCAGCGGTGTCAGATGACAGAGAAGCCGATGTGTCACGAGCAGTGTCTGGGTGAATGCCTGGGTCCCTCTGACAGTGATTGCTACGTCTGCAAGCATTACAGGCGCGAAGGGAAATGTGTGGAAACGTGTCCCAGCCATTT AAACGCCTATCTTGCGAGACGCTGCATCGCCAGAGACGAGTGCTATCAAATGAATCGCCTGAAGAGGGTGTTCTACTTTTTGGAGGAAGGACAATCCTGGCGACCGTTCAACGGGACCTGCGTCACACACTGCCCCGACGGATTCGAGGATACACGCGACGAGCAGAAT ATGACCACGTGTCGAGCCTGCGAGAATCGCTGCCAGAAGATCAGTCACGGCGGCTTGATACACCACATCTCGGACGCGCAACGATTCCGCGGCGTGACCATCGTGAAAGGCGCCCTGGACTTTCAGATTCGCAACGGGAACCCGAATATTATGAACGAGCTGAGCGACGCGTTCAGCCTGGTCGAGGAGATCACCGAGTACGTGAAGATCACCCACTCGTTCCCGATCACGTCGCTGGGTTTCTTCAAGAAGCTGAAGGTCATCAAGGGGGAGCGACTGGACCTGAACAACGCAAGCCTGACGGTGGTCGATAACCCGAACCTGTCGGGCCTGTTCCCGCCCGAGCGGAACATCAGGATCGAGAGGGGCAGGCTGTTCTTCCACTACAACCCGAAGCTGTGCTTCTCGAAGATCGTGGAGCTGAGCAAGATGGTGAACATCACCAACTTCACCGACATGGAGGTGCAGCCGGAGTCGAACGGCGAGAAAGTGGCGTGCAACATAGTCGGTATAAACATCACGGTGAAGCATCTGGGGCCGGATTACGCGGACCTAGTGTGGGAGTACAGTGACAAGCCGCCCGAGGGCCAACAGCTGCTCAGCTACCTGTTGCACTACGTCGAGACGGAGAACAGGAACATCAGCTACGAGACGAACGCCTGCGGCGGCAGCAACACCTGGCAGGTGATCGACGTTGACATACCGAAGAGGAACACTACCGTGTCCAAGCATATCGCTAATCTGAAGCCGTATACCATGTACGGTGTATACGTGAAGACCTTCATGGCCAAGAGCATGAACTTCTTGTCGAACCGGGTGGGTCAGTCGGAGATCATCTTCTTCAGGACAAAGAGCACCGTGCCATCGGCACCGGTCAACGTGATGTCGTCCACCCTTAGCGACACGGAGATCTTGGTGAAATGGGAACATCCCCTGTACCCTAACGGGCCTATAGGCTACTACATGCTCTCGAGCACGATGCTGTACGACGAGAAAAGCCTGATCTCCACGCGGGACTACTGCAACAATACGTTGCAGTACGAGCCGGAGGTCGAGGACACGTCGCCCCACGTGACCGTCCGGACAccggtgatcaacatcggctcGTGCTGTTCCAAGAACGCGGCCACCAGTGTGGTCACGTCGAAGAAGTTTGAGATCTTCTGTCACGAGAACACCAGCATCAGCTACATGTCGCCCGGCTGGAAGGACTACTGCGTCGACAACAGCTACAACTCCATGGACAAGAAGTTCTACGAGCTGGCTAACCACTTGTCCGCCACTCAGTCAGAGAGGCAGCCGTCCAGGACCGATATCAAGAGGTCATTCGAGGGATACACGGACGAAACGACCGTGATCTACAATGTCACTGGCCAGAACAACTCGTACGTGATGAGGAACTTGCGCCACTATTCGCGGTACATCATAAGCGTGGCCGCCTGCGGTATAAAGATGGGCGAGGCGCACATGTGCTCGTCGATACAGTACACGAACAGCAGGACGAAGAAACGGGACCACGCGGACGACGTGCGCGGTGTCAGAGCCCGCGTCACCAATAATACCATAGTGGAGGTGACCTGGGACATGGTGAAGGATCCCAATGCCCTCACTGTCTCTTACACCGTCGAGTACACGAATCTGGACGTGACGAACGCGAAGAAGATCACGGAATGCATACCGTGCACCGGCCGCAGGGAAAGCGCGAGCAGCTACTTGGTCAGGAACCTGAGCCCTGGCAAGTACAGCTTACGGGTGCGATCGACGTCGCTGGCCGGCGACGGTTGCTTCTCGAAGGCCATCTACTTCACGATAAACGTGAAGAACGGCATCCCCGTCACGCTGATATCCTGCCTGATCCTTGGCATTCTGTCCACGACCATGGTCGTGATATTCTTCTTTCTGAGGAAGCAGCACAAGAAGAAGCGACAGGAGCGGCTGATCGCCAGCGTGAACCCCGACTACATGGAGACCAAGTACGTGATCGACGAGTGGGAGGTGCCCAGGGAGAGCGTCGAGATCCTGGAGGAGCTTGGACTGGGCAACTTTGGCATGGTGTATCGCGGATACTTTGATAAAACGATACCTGTGGCGATCAAGACCATCTCGACCACCGCCAATCAGCGGGAGAAGAACGAGTTCCTGAACGAGGCCTCGGTGATGAAGAACTTCTCCACCTACCACATCATCAAGCTCCTCGGAGTGGTGTCCATCGACAGCCCCCCGTTCGTCGTCATGGAACTGATGGAGAACGGGGACCTGAAGACATATCTGCGCGGCATCCGTGACACCCATCTCGTGCCAAACCCCTGCAGGATGCTGAGAATGGCGGCGGAGATCGCGGACGGTATGGCCTACCTCGAGTCGAAGAAGTTCGTTCACCGTGACCTGGCAGCGAGGAACTGCATGGTCTCCAAGGACCTCGTCTGCAAGATCGGCGACTTCGGCATGGCGAGGGACGTCTACGAGACTGACTACTACAAAATCGGCAGGAAGGGACTGCTCCCTATCAGGTGGATGGCGCCGGAGAACCTGTCCGACGGCGTGTTCACGTCCGACTCGGACGTCTGGTCGTACGGCGTGGTACTCTACGAGATTCTAACCCTCGCCGAGATGCCCTACCAAGGCTTCTCCAACGAGGAGGTGCTCAGCCACGTGCTGCACAAAGGGACGTTGACGTTACCTCGCGGCTGCCCCGAGAACATGCAGAAGATCATGGAGAGGTGCTTTAAATGGCGACCCAACGATCGCCCGACGTTCATGGAGATCGTGACCGAGCTGGAGCCGTTCCTCAGCCAGGACTTCTGCGAGAGATCGTTCTACCACACGACGGAGGGCATCGACAGCCGAAACTCGGGCGTGAAGAAGCCCTACCACCACGCCGCCCCTATCCGCTTCCACTGGGGCAACGAGACGGCCAGGTGGGTGAAGGAGTTCGAGGACAACGTGACGCTCCTCGACCAGACGAAGGCGGGCACCAGCAGGGGCCGTATCTTCAAGAACGGCTTCCAGCATTTCG ATCCCACCCGGTGTAACGGTTTTTGGAGCAGCCTGTATACGGAAGAGAACTGA